The Capra hircus breed San Clemente unplaced genomic scaffold, ASM170441v1, whole genome shotgun sequence sequence ATTCAAAAGGCATAGGCTTGCTGCAACTTTGGATTCCTTGCTTCAGCTCTTTTTATGTCTCCGTTGCCTtttgcccttccttttccttcttccatttgttttgatTGTGTTGtcgttgctttctttgttttgtttttttttggggggggtttcGAGcggttttttgtgggtttttttttttttttttgcttttccttttttattttttttaattttgtgttcattttgttatttttttgttgcttttattctctttctctttttatatacaatagttgaCTCATACAGTCGTCTTTCCAATTCCAGGGCTTAAAACGCGCTATAAGTCAAGGTATAAGAAAGGTTTCCCTCCTGGAAGAGGATGACTGTTGCTTTCCTTCTCGGTGTGGGACAggtgtgtttgtttgctctccCGTCCTGGACATTATGCTCGCCTTCCAGGACGATGGGGGTTTCacggtccatgggtttcccatacATAGCTGAAGCCTTGATCCGTGGATACTTACTAGGAAAGAACGGCCCTGACCCCGCTTTCTTCCTTAGCCTCttgcacccctcccacctcccgcttccccatcccatcccaggaccCTACCACTTTGTGCTTTATCGTCCAGgtgctcacacccttgctgtcctcttgcctccttcccatggcacagagaagcgagatcagccagtatctttctcgcttttgcacggatttcccccagcgtaaggccaccttcccactccctctgccACGCCGCTCCAGTcgccattcttctcctttttctccttctccttctccctcttcttcagagggggtgggtggggcaagcagtaagtccattggagacgatggggcggaggaggatgggtggtgatgatgagggAGGGCTGTGGGTGGCTCCACGTCCTCGCGCGGGCACGCTTGTTCGTGTTCTTGGGGGAAGATActgctcatcattctttttcctctccacgtGTGGAGGGCATGGTGCGCTGTAGGTGAGCATGCGGGGGAAACGAGCCATCGGAACGTTCTCTGTTCCTTGCCACGCCGACTGGCGCAGTCAGCAGCCAGAGTTGTCCCTCGAGGTCTGAGATGTTAAACCGCACATTCCCggtctgccctttgctggagggtttggggttcgcagccgtcagccaagaaacagaaataaaacacaagaggtgATCGATAAAGGTCCTCAGGCCCCCTCCACCGGGTCACGGGAATCATgaggcagtggagaaagcagCTAGGGGAGGAGAGTTTCCCCACCGCCCCAGGCACTTTGGAGGCCGGCCGCGTCTCCTCGAGTCCAGCGGCGTTTGTCCGGGGCCCAGCTGGAAGGGACAACTGACTGCCAGGCAGGACGGGCAGAGTCGGAAGTCCAGTTGGCTTGCTATCCCAATCTAGGGTAGGCTCGGGTCTTTCCTCAGGCCGGGGAGGACCTTTGCTTCCAGAAATGAACGCTGCGTGACGAATCTCCACCTAGGCCccggtgcactgctggtggagaggTTTCTTTGGCACTAGTTGGCTCGCCTTTCTCCCCGTGGCCTTCGTGTCGGTGCTGGTGGTGCCGGTGGTGGTGCTCACGGCATTGTGGAtcgcgtctcctgtttggcacttgGCGCTTCTCCAGCACGCTCCTTGCACCGgaaatggagccccagggaaCTTTGCGGACGAGCGTCCTGTCGGGGACCCACGGATCCCCAACTCAATCCTGCTGGAAACTCTGCCTAGTAGCACGAGGCCTCCCGAGGGCAGCCACCCATAAAGACTGCTTGCCCATCTTCTCCGCAGACGCTGCTCGACGTTTGGGGCATTCTCGAGAGCCTGGCCGGCCGGAAGGACACTGTGCGTGGACCTGCATCCGCTCTTCCCTGCACCTCCCCCCGAAGGGCTCCGGAGAGCGTCTCCTTGCTCGGCTGGCTGTGAGCGTtctgtgaggcgtctccaggccgcGTCACTCACCAGAGGCCAGCGGTGCGGCCAGGGACTGGAGACgggggaagaaaggcaaagccacaccCAAAGTCCCATCCAGAGAGGACTCTCCCACCCTCGCAGAAGTGGCAGGCCCTGGCACCGTGCTCAGACCCGCTCACGCACCCCATTCGCTCCGCCGACTTCCCAGCAGAGCCAGCCCTCGAGAGCTGAGCCGCTCGGGCACAAACCCGTTCCCAGGGAACGCGAGACCCCGGGCACGCTCCAGGTAccgcctttcccaggaggccgcATCGTCCTCACCGCCAGAGAGGAACTCGCTCCTCGTCGGCACTCTTGCTGCGTCGCCCAGGGCGGGCCGCACGCAGAGTGTGCCTGGGCGTCTGCACGCATGTGCATCAGAGCCGGCCTACCgccacagccccagagatggccgcGGCTTCTTGTTCCTCCCCTTGGTCGCTCTGGCCCTCCCGCTGGCACAAGGGCCGTGGCCGACGTCCGTCGGCCCCGGAGGCGGGGTGTCCGTGCTGGGCCGGTCGAGCCGGTGGTGCTCCTGTGCGGGCGGCGGGCGGTTTCTCCCTCCTCCGGGTCTGGACCGGTGAATCACGACTGCGCcggcaggcagggcagcctggatctTGCGCAGCTCCAAGGCCGGCTTCGGTCGGTTGTGTTCTTGCAGGCGTCTCCACTGCTCTAAGCTCATCCCTTCGGCCTCTGTGTCCCCCGGGGACTCCTGCGACCCAGGAGCTCTGCCGCTGGCGTCTCCTGCAGGCTGCCCGGGGTCTGCGGGGTCAGCCCCGAGGGGggccgctgcccctcccccagcgcccCCTTCCCACGCACCCTCCCGGGCGTAGAACAGGACGTAGGCGCTCTGGCTCAGGGCAGCAGTCTCGTCACAGGCGGTCACCTTGGCATCGTCCATCTTATACCATTGGCCGTTGCCGGCTCGGACGTAACAAAAGTAGTGTCCTCGCTCACAGCTCCACCCGGAGTGCACCAGCACGGCATAGAGCACGTAGCCCAGtggccctgccttcccctcagACGTGTAGGGCTGCACGTCCAGGCGCTGGGGATAGCGCACCTCCTGAGCCCTTTTGGCCCCGCTCAGCTGTGTGAACCGCTTCAGCACCAGCACCAGGACCTGGGACGTGCTGTGCAAAGTCAACCTCTTGGTGGCAGGCACCTTCCGGAGACAAACGCCACAGTCATAGGCATTTTCCGCCTCCAGCTTCTCGGGCTTGACcagctctctcagagcttgctccacACTCTGAGCCGCCGTGATATCCAGGCTGACGTCCAGATGAGGGTCGAACGTGTCCGAGACACCGAGGCAGTGGAGACACTGGATCCGAGACCTCCACGTCCCGCCGAAGATCTGACGGACGACGCTGGTGTCCTCGGAGGCGTGGCCCGACGGCTGGGATGCACTCAGGCACCCTTGCTGCATGCCATTCAGAGTGAACATCAGAAACTCGTGGGCATCTTCCTGCTGGTGTCTGTGGAAGCCCGCCAGCAGGTCCTTGCGGGGCCGGATCACCTCTCCCGCGTGAAGGAGGGCTCGGGTCACGTGAGCTCGCATGGCACAGAGCGTGCAGGAGCTGCCGGCCGGACAGAGGGTGGCGTGCTGCCGGGACACCAGCCAGCTGGCCAGGGGCGGCGTGTGGCTCAGACACTGCAGCGCCGCGTTCACGTAGCAGGTGTTCCCCAGATTCTGAAGCCCAGCGCCCACCCCCCACGGCCCCTCCAACTCAGGGCGACTTTCTGGCCAGGCGCCAGCCCCGCTGACCCAGGAGCCAAGTCACCCCGCTGGGGGCGCCCGACTGCCGGCGACGGCCCCTCAGGGACAGAGGGTCCCCGAAGGGCATCCGCACCAGCCGGCGCTGGCCCGACAACCTCGCCCTCCGGCTAAGACGTTGAAGGGAGCCGGACACGCACCTCCCCCGTGCTCAGAAGCAGCCCCCGGGGTCTCTTGCAAACAAGGCCCGCGAGGGTTTCCATCTCCTACCTGCAGGCTGCACGCCGATGCCTCCTTCCCTCACACCGTCGTCTCCAAAAAGGGCCTTGGCCCCGCCCCCTCGTCCTCTTGGGGGGCTTTCCCACGGCCCCACCCCCGCACGTGCAAGCTCCTCATTCGCTGAGGCGGCCGAGGGcctgcccactcccactcccGCCATCCAAACCACCGACACTTTTCTCGGGGAATTCCCCTTGAGGAAGCCCCGCACGCACTTCCGACCTGGCCCCCTGGACCAAAGGGCTCCGGATGCAAATGATTCGGGGCCATTGGGCCTTCCAGCCTTGCCCGCTAGAGGAGTCACTGCGGGCCTTCCAAGTTCAGCACACAAATGCGGGCCTGCAGAGGAATGCCGTGGGCTCACCATTTCACGTCCTAACACACTTGTTGCAAACATAGGTCTGCCCCCCTACCCTCTCCCCTTTAggggtctcccctccccagacccctgcctgaggacaaacCCCTCCCCAGACAACAAGAAACCCTTGCCT is a genomic window containing:
- the LOC108634749 gene encoding LOW QUALITY PROTEIN: ubiquitin carboxyl-terminal hydrolase 17-like protein 6 (The sequence of the model RefSeq protein was modified relative to this genomic sequence to represent the inferred CDS: inserted 1 base in 1 codon), which gives rise to MAPNHLHPEPFGPGGQPEGEVVGPAPAGADALRGPSVPEGPSPAVGRPQRGDLAPGSAGLAPGQKVALSWRXPWGVGAGLQNLGNTCYVNAALQCLSHTPPLASWLVSRQHATLCPAGSSCTLCAMRAHVTRALLHAGEVIRPRKDLLAGFHRHQQEDAHEFLMFTLNGMQQGCLSASQPSGHASEDTSVVRQIFGGTWRSRIQCLHCLGVSDTFDPHLDVSLDITAAQSVEQALRELVKPEKLEAENAYDCGVCLRKVPATKRLTLHSTSQVLVLVLKRFTQLSGAKRAQEVRYPQRLDVQPYTSEGKAGPLGYVLYAVLVHSGWSCERGHYFCYVRAGNGQWYKMDDAKVTACDETAALSQSAYVLFYAREGAWEGGAGGGAAAPLGADPADPGQPAGDASGRAPGSQESPGDTEAEGMSLEQWRRLQEHNRPKPALELRKIQAALPAGAVVIHRSRPGGGRNRPPPAQEHHRLDRPSTDTPPPGPTDVGHGPCASGRARATKGRNKKPRPSLGLWR